The sequence below is a genomic window from Chondrinema litorale.
AAAGTAAAGCTCTTTTTGCGATAGGAGAAACTCTTGAAATACACTCTAAAATTCTAGATGAAAATAGAATACTAAATATTTACCTACCGCAAGGCTATTCTCCAGATTCTGCCAAAACATATCCAGTTATTTACCTGTTAGATGGCTCCAAAGATGAAGATTTCATCCATATTGCTGGCTTGGTTCAGTTTGGTTCTTTCTCGTGGATTAATATGTTGCCCGAAAGTATTGTGGTAGGCATAGCCAATATCGATAGGGAACGCGATTTTACTTATCCTTCCAATAATCCTAAATACAAAGAAGATTTTCCTACCGCAGGGAGTTCGGCAACGTTTATCCAGTTTATCGCATCGGAGCTTCAACCATTTATAGACAATGCTTACAAAACCAGTGCAAGCAAAACCCTTATTGGTCAGTCCTTAGGTGGTTTGCTGGCTAGCGAAATTCTATTTAAACATCCAGAAATGTTTGATAACTACATCATCGTAAGCCCTAGTTTGTGGTGGGATGATGAATCGCTCTTAATGTTTGCACCACTGCCTAACCTTGCAGAGAAATCGATTTATGTTGCTGTTGGCAAAGAAGGCGAAATAATGGAACGAACTGCGAAAGAGCTGTATGAGAAATTAAAGCCAGCTCAGCCAGATACTAAGAAATTACACTTCAGGTTTTTAGAAGCCCACAATCACGGTGATGCATTACACCAAGCCATTTATTATGCCTTTGAAAGTTTATTTTAATTTTTATCAAAAGAAGCGTTGGCCTGAAAATCCGGCGGGGCTTAGGGGGGCACTTGTGTGTGGCAGCATCGGATTTTCCGGTAGCCGGTGCTATTGATTTTTTTCGTCCTTTTTTTATCAAGGAAAAAAGGACATACTGCCATGTATGAGATTTAATATCTAACATTAATAACTATGTTTTTTTATATAAAAACCCTTTTTTTGACTTAATCTCCTAACTTACAAACACTCAATATTTAAATTATCTACTCATCAACCTATGAAATACTTATTACTTCCCCTCATCTTATCATGTCTTTTATTTTCGTGTGCTAAGAAAGAAGAACCTGTAAAAGACCCCGGTTATATTCCCTTAAATTATAGCTTGTACTTTGGAGACAATAAGGCTGGCTATTTTAAAAGCATGAAAACCGAAGAAGGAAAGTTTAAGTACATTTTTGAATATAATGACAGAGGAAGAGGTCCATATATCGAAGAAGTAGTTCAGTTGAGAGACAATGGTATGCTCGAATCAATCAGGATTAACGGGCATAATTACCTTAAAGACACGGTGAACGAAAGGTATCAGGTAAAAGGGATGTCTGCCAAATGGATGAGCACATCGGAAAGAGGCGAATACGATTTGGGAGGAAATGAATACTTCATCGGGATTAATAGCACCATTGGAAATACAGAGATGATGGTGCGAAAAATGATGGAAAGCGAAAATAAATCAATCAATCTTTTGCCAAGCGGCACAGCAAAACTCAGCAATATAGAAGAAATCGTAATTGGAGATACACTCAAGCTTAAGTTAGTAGAAATTACAGGGCTTTCTTTTAAACCAGAATATGCTTGGTTCGATCAGTTTAATCGCATATTTGCGCTGCCTTCAACTTGGTTGAGCTGTATTAGAGATGGATATGAGCAGATTAACGAGCAACTTCTCGAAATTCAAACCCAAAAAGAAAAAGACTACTATAACAAACTGGCAAGCGAACTTACCCAAAAGCCAAGTGGCAAAGTAATTATTAAAAACGTAGCTGTGTTTGATGTAGCCACTGGTAAAATGCTAGCAAACAAATCGGTCGTAATCAGTGGAAATACGATTGAAAGTATTCTGGCAGAAGGTGAAGAATTACCAGAAGCCACAAAAGTGATCGATGGAACTGGCAAAACACTATTGCCTGGTTTGTTCGACATGCATACGCACTTGGGCAGGTCAGATGGTATTTTAAACCTGGCAGCAGGAGTTACATCAGTGCGAGATTTAGCCAATTCTTTCGACTTGCCAGAAATACGAGATGAGTTTAATACAGATAAAGTTTTAGGTCCCAGAATCTTAATTATCAGTGGATTTATAGATCAGGCTGGCCCTTATGCCGGACCAATAGGAAAGATTATTAAAACGCTAGACGAAGGCTTGGCAGCGGTAGATTTCTACAAAGAAAAAGGCTACGATCAGATAAAGTTATACAGTTCGATTGATCCTTCTTGGGTTAAACCAATTGCAGAGAAAGCGCATGGTCTTGGTATGCGAGTTTGCGGACATATTCCTGCGCACATGCTAGCCGAAGATGCAGTAAAAGCCGGTTACGATGAGATTCAGCATATCAACATGATTGCCCTCAACTTTATGTCAGACACGATTGATACACGCACTCCACTTCGTTTTTCTATGATTGGTGAACAGGCAGCTAATATCAACATCAAAGGCAAAGAGTTTCAAGATTTTGTGAAATTGCTAAAGGAAAAAAACATTGTGCTAGACCCTACAGTGTCTATTTTCGAAGGTATGCTTACTACCAAAGCAGGAGAACCCGATCCGCAGTTTGAAGCCATTCTCGATAGATTGCCGATTCAGGTAAAGCGTGGGTTTTACTCTGGTGGTTTGCCAATTCCCAAAGGCAAAGAAGCGCAATACAAAGAGGGGTACAACCAGTTGCTAAACATGATTAATGAATTACACAAACAAGGTATTACCATGGTTCCGGGTACAGATGCCATGTCTGGTTTTGCTTTACACAAAGAACTGGAAAACTATGTAAAAGCGGGTATTTCTACAGCGGATGTATTAAAAATGGCAACGCTTACTTCTGCTGAGGTGATTGGTGTGGCAGACAAATTAGGCTCAATAGAAAGCGGCAAAGAAGCAGATTTAATTCTGGTGGATGGAAATCCGCTAGAAAACATCAGCGATATAAGAAGAGTAGAATTGACAATTAAAAACGGCAATCTCTACAACACCGCAGATTTATATAATGCCATAGGAGTTAAACCTTTTGAGTGATTATAATGAGATTAAAGATTCTGATCATATCTATATTATTGATTTCTTGTGATGCGCTAACTGTACAAAAGGTTATTGTGAAGGATAAGTTAACTAAGCAACCTGTTGAAAAAGCGAATGTAACTATTGAATCCTATGAGTTCGAAACAGATTCTATAGGATTTGTTCATATGCAACAGATAACAGGAGATTTATCAGAAAGAAAAATTATTGTAACCAAAGCAGGGTATAGGCATTTTAATTTAATAATAGATCATAATGATGACTTTATTATTTACAAGCAAAAAGAAGATGCAACATCGGACTGGCAAGTTGGAGAAAATAGTTTTGCTGTTTTAAAAGACACACTAGTGGTGTATTTAGAAAAGGAAATAAATTGAATTACCTACTAAAAATATCTCTGTTCATATTACTCTCTTTGGTGTTAATTTATCCACCAGTTAAAAGTCGATTTGAATCTAAAGGTCGACTTGGGAACGAAATGTTTCATCTTTAATAAAGTCAACTAGTGATTTTAATCAGATAAAAATGCCTATTTTGCTTTTTAATAGCTTATAAAAAATCAATTTATTCAACTAGTTTAACTTAACAAGCAATTTAATTTCAATATGAAACCCATTCTATTTTTTTTATTTATTTTATTATCATTTAACTCATATGGTCAAAAATTAGAAATGACTAATAAAGTTGGGACTTTTTATGAAGAAGGTGAACAAGCATTTTGGAGACATATGAAGAGATATATAAAATATCCAGTAAAAGCCCAAGAAAAGGGAATAGTAGGAATATCAGAAGTCAATTTTAGAATTAACTGTGATAATAAATTAGAAAGTTTTGAAATACTAAAAGAACTGGGCTATGGCATAGAAGACGAATTAAAAAGATTACTTATTGATACTGAGGGAAATTGGTTGAGTTGTGAAAATCGTAATGAGAATGATGTTTACAACCTCAGTATTGCTTTTAGTTTAAAAGATGAATATAAGCCAAGAGAAGGTGATTGTGACATGGTAGTTAATGCAATGTGCGATTGTAAATTTATAGAAGATTCAGTTTTAGAAAAGAAATTAGATAAAGCATTATCCCAAGAAAAATACGCTAAAGCACAAGAGTTCTTAACGCAATTGATTAATCGATATCCAAATGATGAAAAATATCAAGAAATATCTAACAAAATAAATTCAAAAACTAAAGTGGATTAAATTGGGGCATAATCAAATGCATCAAAAATACCAGCTAGAAAAATCTCTATGGATAGAAAAAGACTATGAACAAATGGGATGGCACGATGCTCTCATTTATGCATTTTCTTTACAATCAAATTCGGATGAAGGTATAAGTGAAATATTATTTGATATAGATTACATTTTTAAATGGGTAAATCCAATTTCACCAAATCAACATTTCTCATTTTTTATTTCACCTTGCACGTTAGTTTTTAGAGATGCTGTTAACTTAAAAATTGATATAGATACCGAAAACTTTTTCCCGCTTGAGCTCGAAGTATCTGATTTAATACTTGAAAAAGAATTAGATTTTAAAAATGGGCATAAAGCTTATGAGTGGAATTTAAGTACTCAAGTGGGAGATATAAAATTTCAAGCATCAGGCTTTGAACAATATGTTAGAAAACTTCCGAAGTACACACAGATTCAACAACTAACAATGGAAGAGCGAGGTGGTGTTTCATTTGAAAAGTTGAACGTCAATATTGAAAACGACTAAAAATACTGATGCTATAATATAATTGTACAAAGCAATAGAGCTTAAATCTTTTGAATGATTATGATAACTGCAATGTCTGATGAAGAAATAAAAGCAAGTATTTCTAAGAAAGCTATTGATTACGGAGTACCTACGGAATTTTCTGCATTGTATGATGATTTGAGTGACGCTTTCAAAGAAAGTTTTCAATCAAAAATTGTAGATGAAGATTTCGGTTTGCCTATAGTAAAATATGGACATTCCAATGGAAATTGGGTAATAATTGGTACTAGGAGTTTAGCTGTATTTAATGGTAAAATAAAATTTATTGCTAATGATGAAATTAGTTTATTTACAACACCTGATTCTGAAACAGAGAGAGCTAAAGTAATTCAGCCAAATAGAATGATTCGAAGATTTGAATATGAGATTTTAACTATACAAACTCATAATGACTCAACAGATATTTGGATAAATAAAGCACGCGAATATTATTGCTTTTGGCATATGATGATTAGATATAAACATTTAAAAAATGATCCAAGTAGTTATAGACTAGAGCTGTGATTGATTAATACTGTAATTTGATAAATAAAAAATGCCAATCTCCAAAAGTGATTTAGAAGATGAATATAAAAGCAGAATCAACAGGGTTTTTGAGTATATCGATGAAAACCTGATGGAAGATTTGTCTTTGGAAACGATCTCTAAAATCGCATTTTTCTCTCCTTATCATTTCCATAGAATATTTAAAACCATTACTGGCGAAACTCTAAACGAATACATTACCAGACAGCGAATCGAGAAAGCTGCCGCTATGCTTTTACATAATAGCAATAGCAGCATTACAGAAGTTGCGTTTCAATTTGGTTTTAGCGAAAACTCCGCTTTTACCAGAGTATTTAAGAAGTTTTATCAGTTGAGTCCAACAGCTTTTCGTGAACAACACACAAACAAGTTTAGCAAGATAAATCAACTTAAAAGCAAGAATGGTCAAGCCTACCCAAGTCGTGAACAATACCTTAGCAACATTGATAATCTTAAAAAATGGATTAAAATGAATGCTAAAATTGAAGTAAAGGAAATGCCCAAGATGGAACTGGCATACATCACCTGTATCGGAGATAAAAATGTGAGTAATGCATTTGATAAACTAGTTAAATGGGCAATGCCAAAAGGTTTGTTGGCGAAAGAAGAAACTAAAATGCTTACCATTTACCACGATAGTTTTAAAATTACCGAGCCAGAAAAAGTGAGAATGAGTGCTTGCATCTTGCTAACAGAACCAGTTGAAACCGAAGGTGAAATCGGCTTAACTACCATAGAAGCAGACAAGTTTATAAAAGGTAGTTTCGAAATAAATCTTTCAGATTTTGAGCAAGCATGGAGTGGTTTATTTATCTGGATGAATGAAAACGGATATAAAAAAGCAGACAGAAACCCTTTTGAAATTTTCCACAACAACTACCAAGACCACCCAGAAAAAAAGTGTCTTGTTGATTTATATATCCCTATTGAATGACAGATTGTTGTAGAACAAAGAAACCATAAAATGTTATTTAACTGAATAAAATCGACAAAAATATGCAATACAGAATTGAAACTATACAAGAAAAAAAACTGGTAGGAAAATACTTAACCATGTCATTTGCTAACAACAAAACTGGTGAGTTATGGAAAAGCTTTATGCCTTTAAAGAATCATATTCATAATAAAGTAGGAACAGAAATGTATTCTCTACAAAGCTATCCGGCTAATTTTTTTGTGGGATTTAACCCAAACGCCGAGTTTGAAAAATGGGCTTTGGTGGAGGTTGAGAATTTTAATAATATGCCAGAAGGTTTAGATAGCTTTACACTAAAAGGTGGCATGTATGCTGTTTTTGTTTATAAAGGTTATCCGGCTGAAGCAGCACCATTTTTTCAGAATATTTTTGCAAATTGGTTACCTAATTCGCCTTACACACTAGACATTCGCCCACATTTCGAAATACTGGGAAGTAAATACCAAAATAATAGTCCAGAATCTGAGGAAGAAGTATGGATACCAATAAGAGAAACGTTTAGCGTTTAGTTGTATAATTTTAATATTTAAATGGATAATAGAAACTCTACTTTTGTTACTGTACTTGCTTGGGTTTTAATCATATTCTCAGGTTTTGGTTTAGTAATTTCGATATTCCAAAACATTTTATTGAATACTACTTTCCCTATAGAAGAATTTGAAAATGCGATAACCACTGATGCAGACGATGGAATTTACACGCTAATTTATTCAAATTTTAGACTCATAATCGCTTTGGTAGGCTTAATGATACTCACTTTTTTTATAAGCTCTATAGCTTTATTAAAAAGAAAAAACTGGTCGAGAATAAGCTTATCTATATTGTTTAGTATCGGTATACTTCACATGGTATTTTCAATATTAATGCAATTTTATTTTATCGTAGGAGATGAAGGCTTATTTGACATAGGCGATCCTTTTTTTTGGGGGATATTGTTTATCGCATTCTTTGGAATAAGCATGATCTCTTTATTACTGTGGTTAATATTTAAGTTAAACTCTAGCAAGATAAAAGCTGAATTTATTGGCTACAGTTAACCTGTAATTGCATTATACAGTTATTTGCTATTCCTAAAAATAAAAAAATACTTGTCGATTTTTCGGTTGCTGAATCACTAACGCACAGGCTTTTTTGCATAAAAAAACAACTATGCAAAAAGTCTATATCTTAATCTTTTCGATTCTAATATCTCAATCTGTTCTTGGTCAAGACCTTGGGGTGTATGTATTTGCTAGAACACCACAAATGGCGAGCTACAACTTTAAAAAAGCTAATTCCACTTTTAGCCAAGGTGTGTCGAGTGGTATTGGTTTCACACATAAAGAGTTATTCTTAGAGCTAGGAGCTTACATTTTAGAAGGAGATAGCTATGGTTATTATTCCTTTTTCGGTTCCAATCTTAATTCGGTAGATTTTGGTAATTCCATCCATATAAATACAAATCTATTTGGCGAAGTAACCAATATACCTTCTCAAGCAGAGCAATCTGATTCATCATGGATATTTACCAGTGGAGTGAGCTTTTTCCCGAATGTTCAAATTCAGCAGTTAAATGTTGGGGTGCCTTTGTGTTTAGGTTTGGCCTATCAAGATGATTCTCTTTATCTAAATAGTAGATTCATTCTCAACCTTTCTTTCTCGATAAACTAGTTTTCATTCATGAAATACAAATTAGACATAGAAGAAACTCAATACGAAAGTTTAAAACGAGCATTGAGCCAACAAAACTGGAAAGACGGAAACGAATATAATGCAGGCAAAGATAGCTTTATAAAAAGAGAAGAAGCCAAAGCGATAGAATGGTATAAGCAACAGAAAAGTTAAAGTGATAACAAACTGTAGAATACTTTTTTAGCTGAGTATTTTATAGTTTGAGTGAAACATCGGAGCTGATTGATTTAAATAATTGTGTAGCCAACAATTTTGTGAGTAGATTTATACATCTGAAAAACCAGCTTTTTTCAGTCGCTAATTATTAACAAACAAAAAAACTACACAATGAGAATCACCACACTGTTTTTTTTATTATTCACAGTATTTCAGGTACAGGCACAAAGCGGGAAGAAAGTGATGTCTGTAATCGATTTTTTAAATGTTCCCGGAGTTTCAAACCCACAGCTTTCTCCTGATGGGAGTGAGTTGGTTTATGTATTTTCTGAAAGTGACTGGGATGCCAACAAACAAGTTGGGCATATCTGGAAAGTAGGTATCGATGGAAGCAACAGCTACCAGTTTACCTACGGAGATGGTGGCGAAGGTAGCCCTGCTTGGTCGCCAGATGGCAAATGGATAAGCTTTATAGCTAAAAGAGGAGACAATGAAGCTAGCCAACTTTACCTTATCCGTGCAAATGGTGGAGAAGGTAAACAATTGAACACGCATAAAACTGGTGTATCAAATTATACTTGGGCTCCAGATGGTAAGTCGATCTATTTTGTGGCAACAGACACATTATCTTCTGATGAAGAAACAGCCAAAAAAGAAAATGACGATGTTTACCTCTACGATGAAAACTACAAGCAAAAACATCTTTGGAAAATTACCTTAGAAGATGAAAAAGAAGCGCAAATTACTTCTGGCGATTATTCTATTTTGAGCTACGATCTTTCTGCTGATGGTAAGAAAATCGTATTTCATAAAGGAGTAAATCCATTGTACGATTACTATCCTAAAAGCAATGTTTGGGTAATGGATAGCAATGGAGAAAATGCAGTACAATTAACAGATAATGATGTAGCAGAAAGTGGAGCTAAAATCTCTCCTGATGGTTCGCAAGTATTATTTACTGCATTTACCAACAAAGATTTCGAATTATATTACAATGATAAACTGTTTGTTCTTCCTGCTGATGGAAGTAGCAAAGCTGTAGTGCCAATCAAAGATTTCCCTTACGAAGTTTCTACTGCTGAGTGGGCTGCTGATGGCAAATCGATCTTTTTAATTGCAAATATGGGTAGCCAAACTCAACTATGGCAATTCCAACTAAGCAACAAAAAGCTTACTCAGTTAACCAAAGGTAATCACTCTGTAGGTGGTTGGGATTATGAGCCAAAGTTAGGCAAGCATGTAATGACAGTAAGTACCATGGAAAATCCGGGTGATGTGTTTAAACTGGAAAACGGCTCACTTACTCAGGTTACTCATCAGTACGATTACTTAGCAGAAGAATATTATTTGCCAAAGCAAGAGCTTATTACTTGGAAAGGTAAAGATGGTGTAAAAGTAGAAGGTTTAGTGTACTACCCACACGATTACCAAAAAGGTAAAAAATATCCATTAGTAGTGCAGACACATGGTGGACCTGCTTCGTCAGATAAGTTTGGCTTTTCAAGAAGTTTTACTAGATACAATGCTGTGTTTACTGGAAAAGGTTATGTGGTTCTACAACCAAACTATAGAGGTAGTACAGGTTACGGAGACGATTTTCTTCGCGATATGGTAGGTAGCTACTTCCACCAATCTCACTTAGATGTAATGGCAGGTGTAGATTATTTAATTAAAGAAGGTGTAGCTGACGGAGATAAATTGGTGAAAATGGGTT
It includes:
- a CDS encoding alpha/beta hydrolase — protein: MKINQIFLALVLSCCFGTLLAQQPEILKSKALFAIGETLEIHSKILDENRILNIYLPQGYSPDSAKTYPVIYLLDGSKDEDFIHIAGLVQFGSFSWINMLPESIVVGIANIDRERDFTYPSNNPKYKEDFPTAGSSATFIQFIASELQPFIDNAYKTSASKTLIGQSLGGLLASEILFKHPEMFDNYIIVSPSLWWDDESLLMFAPLPNLAEKSIYVAVGKEGEIMERTAKELYEKLKPAQPDTKKLHFRFLEAHNHGDALHQAIYYAFESLF
- a CDS encoding amidohydrolase family protein, whose amino-acid sequence is MKYLLLPLILSCLLFSCAKKEEPVKDPGYIPLNYSLYFGDNKAGYFKSMKTEEGKFKYIFEYNDRGRGPYIEEVVQLRDNGMLESIRINGHNYLKDTVNERYQVKGMSAKWMSTSERGEYDLGGNEYFIGINSTIGNTEMMVRKMMESENKSINLLPSGTAKLSNIEEIVIGDTLKLKLVEITGLSFKPEYAWFDQFNRIFALPSTWLSCIRDGYEQINEQLLEIQTQKEKDYYNKLASELTQKPSGKVIIKNVAVFDVATGKMLANKSVVISGNTIESILAEGEELPEATKVIDGTGKTLLPGLFDMHTHLGRSDGILNLAAGVTSVRDLANSFDLPEIRDEFNTDKVLGPRILIISGFIDQAGPYAGPIGKIIKTLDEGLAAVDFYKEKGYDQIKLYSSIDPSWVKPIAEKAHGLGMRVCGHIPAHMLAEDAVKAGYDEIQHINMIALNFMSDTIDTRTPLRFSMIGEQAANINIKGKEFQDFVKLLKEKNIVLDPTVSIFEGMLTTKAGEPDPQFEAILDRLPIQVKRGFYSGGLPIPKGKEAQYKEGYNQLLNMINELHKQGITMVPGTDAMSGFALHKELENYVKAGISTADVLKMATLTSAEVIGVADKLGSIESGKEADLILVDGNPLENISDIRRVELTIKNGNLYNTADLYNAIGVKPFE
- a CDS encoding AraC family transcriptional regulator: MPISKSDLEDEYKSRINRVFEYIDENLMEDLSLETISKIAFFSPYHFHRIFKTITGETLNEYITRQRIEKAAAMLLHNSNSSITEVAFQFGFSENSAFTRVFKKFYQLSPTAFREQHTNKFSKINQLKSKNGQAYPSREQYLSNIDNLKKWIKMNAKIEVKEMPKMELAYITCIGDKNVSNAFDKLVKWAMPKGLLAKEETKMLTIYHDSFKITEPEKVRMSACILLTEPVETEGEIGLTTIEADKFIKGSFEINLSDFEQAWSGLFIWMNENGYKKADRNPFEIFHNNYQDHPEKKCLVDLYIPIE
- a CDS encoding GyrI-like domain-containing protein — protein: MQYRIETIQEKKLVGKYLTMSFANNKTGELWKSFMPLKNHIHNKVGTEMYSLQSYPANFFVGFNPNAEFEKWALVEVENFNNMPEGLDSFTLKGGMYAVFVYKGYPAEAAPFFQNIFANWLPNSPYTLDIRPHFEILGSKYQNNSPESEEEVWIPIRETFSV
- a CDS encoding S9 family peptidase, which encodes MRITTLFFLLFTVFQVQAQSGKKVMSVIDFLNVPGVSNPQLSPDGSELVYVFSESDWDANKQVGHIWKVGIDGSNSYQFTYGDGGEGSPAWSPDGKWISFIAKRGDNEASQLYLIRANGGEGKQLNTHKTGVSNYTWAPDGKSIYFVATDTLSSDEETAKKENDDVYLYDENYKQKHLWKITLEDEKEAQITSGDYSILSYDLSADGKKIVFHKGVNPLYDYYPKSNVWVMDSNGENAVQLTDNDVAESGAKISPDGSQVLFTAFTNKDFELYYNDKLFVLPADGSSKAVVPIKDFPYEVSTAEWAADGKSIFLIANMGSQTQLWQFQLSNKKLTQLTKGNHSVGGWDYEPKLGKHVMTVSTMENPGDVFKLENGSLTQVTHQYDYLAEEYYLPKQELITWKGKDGVKVEGLVYYPHDYQKGKKYPLVVQTHGGPASSDKFGFSRSFTRYNAVFTGKGYVVLQPNYRGSTGYGDDFLRDMVGSYFHQSHLDVMAGVDYLIKEGVADGDKLVKMGWSAGGHMTNKIITFTDRFKAASSGAGAINWIGMYAQSDVRTYRTPWFGGTPWQKDAPIDKYWDHSPLKDISKVTTPTLVVVGESDPRVPLPQSLELYRALRSNGVPTHLLVAPREPHGWQELRHRLYKINMELDWFAKYALDQTFEWEKVPEKAD